Genomic DNA from Nicotiana tabacum cultivar K326 chromosome 21, ASM71507v2, whole genome shotgun sequence:
accccatccgaatataccaacaaatttCATAATATAACACAGACCTATTCGAGGTCTAAAATCACATCTAACAAAGATAAAAACACGAATCGCGCGTCGATTCAACCctaagaacttatgaacttctaaattCCACATttaatgtcgaaacctatcaaaacacgtctaattgacctcaaattttgcacacaagtcttaaattaTATTACAGACCtgttccaacttccaaaatcagaatccgaccccgatatcaaaaatttcacttccggtcaaactcatgaaccttccaaaccttcaaatttttaacttttgccgATTAGTGTCGAAACAtactagaaatatccaaatgatatttcgggcatacgcctaagtccaaaatcactatccggacctaacgaaatcatcaaaacacaattcgaaagtcgtttatacataagtcaatatccgatcaacttttcaacttaagctttaaaccttgaatttcattctttcaaactaactctgaaatacctgaaaaccaaaaccgataattcacacaagtcataatacatcgtatgaagctattcaagatttTAAATAGTAGAAGGAGTGTAAATgcccaaaacgaccggtcgggtcgttacacttatcCTTTTAGGCTTGAAGTATTACTTTTTATATATGAATACTTCATGCAGAAAGTTGTAGttcttttatattatatataggtgtattttttgtgtgtgtgtgtctgtgtgtTAAAGATATGTATTTCACTTACAGTTTTTTCTCCCTGAAGTGATTGCGTACTTTTTTAGAATGCAACCAAACCTgtaagccgccaacaaaaatgaGTGGTTTCTACTTCAAGCAATATATAAACGAATATTTTTCAATCCAAgagcttatttttttatttctatgaaaacaatcacatttcacatatatcaatcaataatgaaagtctAAATTCAGAATATCTATCTTCCTTTAGAATGAATTTTTTTCCAAGTATTATTGAACGTTGGAGTATTTTTCAACATATTTCTTGGAATATGGATGAGGTACTGGACAATCAAGTGTTTCTGTAATGCCCAATTTATTTATAGCAACCAGCGACTACATTTGGTAGACTTCAATCGTACTGATTCAGTCGCAGGGATATACCTCTTCTTTTGTCTTATTCCTTGTAGAATCTCTACATCGGGAGGTTTTGTGATTTGAGATTCTATATTTTGTGGTATATCCCATGAATTTTGATCTCCCACAGTATTGGCATGCCCTTCATATGttttgaattatattttcctTGAATACCATTTTTAGCAGTAGTTAGATTTCTGCAAATATTTCTTATTGATAGCAGCAATTACTTGTGGACATGGCAATTCATCAAGTTGTAATTCTAAGCAGTCacaagttctcttctttaagtcCACAATGAATTCCATTCCTTTATTATTTATTCTAAACAACATTGAATCAAGGTTGAACACCTAAGAaggaataaaaaagtaaaaaaactatattagtgtattatttcttcaaaaagaaaaagtatgaagTTTTTTATCTGTAAGCAGTAAATCACTGCAGTCATAAAAAGCTGAAGTGATTATGCATTAGTTAATTACTTCAGAAAAAATATGCTGAAGTAAATTctgaagttaataaatatactTACAAACATTTTGGAAGCCAAGTCTATCTTCTTATTCATCTCTTCTCCTGCCCATATTGATACTTTGTGAAAAGGTTCATGTGCTATTTTTCTCCGTTCGTAAAACCACTGTCCCAACTTTTCTAGGATGAAATCTAGCATTCTTAAAACAGGCATCTCTCTCGCTTTTAGTAACACGGAATTCATTGATTCTACCATGTTTGTTGTCAACATATAATAACGTCGCCGTGGGAACCACGAACGAGCCCATCTCTCTGGCCACTCTTCCATTATGTAATTGTATGTTTTCTTGTCAACACTTTTGATCTGGGACATTAACTATTTAAAATCTTCATGTTTGTATGACCTTGCAGCGCTTTGAAAAAGATTCATTACCATACTTTTTGCATATCTTTGCTTTAAATTCTTCTCAAAGTGATAGAGGCAGATACCATGGTGAGATTTAGGATAAAATTGTCTAATCTCATTTGTGATTGATTGATTTCTATCTGATAAGAAAACTAGTTTACGGCGGACTTCAATTGCTTTTCTCATTTCCCTGAAGAACCAAATTTATGCATCATTATTTTCTGAATCTGCTACACCAAAAGATTGAGGAAATATTTGATTGTTTTCATCCTTTGATACAACAACAAATAGAACACCACGATATTTTAACTTCAAAAATGCTGCATCAACTGCAATCACGGGTCTACAGTAACACCAACCAGCTATTGATGTCGCAAGAGCAAAGAACATATAAGCAAACCTGTACAGGTGAAACACAAAAACAAATCATAAGGTGTGAAGTTTTCAAATAGGAACATTTGAAACTTCGGACTGATGGTTACTATTTTTTTGCTTACCGATTCTGCTCATCTCTTTTTATGCTAGTGTATGTCCCTAGGTTTCTATGCACCATCATGTGTAGGTATGAAGGAAGAATCTGATAGTTCTCTTCCGGTGTTCCTTTTATACAAGCAATAGCTTTTTGAATAGCGCGCCATGCCTTGTGATATCCAATgtcaattctaatttttttttcatttcactttCTACAAAGGCTGGTGTAGCCTCAATTTGTTTATCCCGAACATGTTCTAAAATTTGGtcacttataaaatttgatgTAGCGTGCTTCTGATATGATTTTCTTGCATCAACTGAGCATTCATGGTTGTTATGAAATTTTATCACCCTGAAAAGTGTGGAATTTGTTTTATTCTGGTAGCACATACATTCCAACCACATTTCTTCACGATACATTTTAGCTCGTATCTCTTTGAACATGATCTAATAGATGTGAATTCAACTTTTTGGTTTATCTCCAAGCTGCAGAAAAATTTAGTCATGCTCTTCTTGTTCTAAATAATTGATCCTACTTTTATTTCCTCAGGCAATGCACTAGGCCAAAGTATTTTACACGGTGGAGATTCTTTGAACTTTATCCTCActctttttcttaatttcttaGAAGCAGTAGAAGTTTTAGCAATTTTTTCAATTGTATCTGATGTTATCGGTATAAATTCTGTATTTTCTTCATCTTGGTTGTTGCTTATCATTGCAGGAGATAACAAAAACTTTGTTGGATTGTGTGTTAGTTGTCtatttgcattatttgatgtccTTCCTGTTGGGCCTCACCAAACTGGTATGAATTTATTATAGCGGCAGGTAATTCTTGCAGTGTTCCATATTTTGAATCAGCTGTAATGTTAGAAGGTTGTCGCTCGTTGTATACTTCCATTATTGGTTGTTCTACTTCATGTTGATAATCAGCAAGTTGTTCTGAATCTATTATATGTCCAAGAGATGGTTTGAATGTTGCAGATTCTAAAGCAGCTATACTGTCAGAAAGTAGTTGTATTTTTTCGACGACAAAATGGCAATTCTTGAAGGCAAAATCAGTTGTTAGCAAATGTATACAAGTTCTGAGTTCTTCATCTGAAGTTACAAGCATCcctttgcttgtatttagttttatatcAAATCATATTTTTGGTGAATATTTGGTTGAATCAAAATCTGTGACTTCACTAATTTTCTTCAGGAAAGTACTGAATGATACTTGTTTATTAACCAGAACAAGTTTTGTATCATGATCCAAGTAGTCGTAATCAAAAGTCCACCACTCATTGAAAGTTATAACAAAGCAAATCGAACTCATCCTGCAAAATAGAAAATTCAGCATGTTTAGTGTGAAGTATTAGGAAATTAAACAAAAACATTTAGCATGTATAAGTATGAAGTTTAGAAAaattcattagaaaattacatactgcaggaCAAatacttaagcatgtttagtttgaagatttagcaaatgaactaaaaaacttcagcttgtttagactgaagtttcggataaaactcatgatAAAACTATAGACTGCGttgcaaaacttcagcatgttttggtatgaagttttagcaaattaactaaataacttcaacatgcattagcaaaaatttattagaaaattacatactgcatgacaaaaacttaagcatgtttatcctgaaattttagcaaatgaactaaaaaacttcaacttgtttagactgaagtttcggaaaaaactcatgacaaaactcTAGAATACgttacaaaacttcagcatgttttggtatgaaattttaaaaaattaactaaataacttcaacatgcaTTAGCATGAAATTTTAGCATGCATTAATGGTATTATACATGAGTATGTTTTGTACATTTTTAACCATAAAACGTAACAAACACATTTAATATAGTAATTATTTTGCATTGGGGTATGTGTTAGTGTAATAATTACATTTCTGTGACATTCATGCACCCTTTACACTAGACGTTCAAAATTCCTTTATGCCTTTTCATATACAATGCATAAGTTTTTTTCGCCTATATAAGTACGCTATGCCTTGTGAATTTATTCAGTCAAACACATATATTTtcaattgataaaaaataaaagagaaaaatggaTGTTGTCATCAGGCAaatcattgatgaaataaaaCAAGATATCATAGAGGCATTCGAGTTGAAACTCGATGAGTTCATAGACAAGTACGAAAAGGATTTGGAAGAAATCAACACCAAGCTCGACATGCTGGAGATGTTGGCCAGAGATGGCTCCTATGATAGTCTTGGAGCCGCTCATGGGTCTGACGATGATGGAATGGATGTTTAGTTTTTTTGTTCTTTGTTTTGAATAATCCTTTTATTCAAAGAGTTATTatcttatttttagttttaagtaatttctttatgaaattttatatgtttttgttttaatCTTTTTGtgcattatttttttatattaattctctttaaactcataaaataacaaaaggaaAAACATAATTTTTCCTTCAGCATAATTGttacgacccgactggtcattttaagcatttgcacttcgctcaaaAGTTTGAGGGCAttagtagctccgtatgatgtattatgaattatgcgaatcgtcggttttggttttcaggttattcgaaagtgatttggaagaatgaatttcatgtttgaagctttaagttggaagagttgaccaagtttgacttttgtttaTTTGACCACAGAACGGAGTTTTGagggttccgttaggtccggatggtgatttcggacttgggtgtatgcccggagttgcatttggatatttctagaaggattcagcgctaattgacgaaagttggaaatttgaaggtttggaaagctcataagtttgaccgagagttggctttgaagatatcagattcggattgtggttacaggaattggaatagcttcattattgtcacgacccaaaatctaactagtagTGATGGCAcgtaacccaacccgctaggtaagacagTTAACCACTAACTCATTCCAATAACAatcaataaagcaattaagtaaagaaattatctgaatctgatacattcccaagaactggtagtacaaatcatgagcttctaagaatagagcttacaaagctgaaataaagtaaatacatcgtctatttgaaaagtacatagacagagttttatagatctaaggctaccacgaacaagagacAGCTACCACCgggacacaggtacatcttcaaatccagctcccatcgaacacagcaacatcagcagccaacatctgcacgcaaggtgcagaagtatagtatgagtacaactgaccacatgtactcaataagtaacaaacctaatcttaggttgaaagtattGACGAGCTGGcaaaaaggtcgggtccaacaccaatattccacaaaaGTTCATAACACcataatacaataacaaaagagtatctttgaaataaaatgctcagttcgttcacagttccaaaaaaataggcatttcttttcaagtatctcagtgaaaacccaaatcttttatcgaaaaagccaaaatacgagtaagtttgaaaactgggggttttcccaaaactcctttcaacaaatagtaagatgtttcattttcagatagcatggggaaaatacttctctatgcctacatgtcaagatacaggtaaaatcataaatgtccccaaaactgggtagcagaaggaaatgcacctctatgcatgtatctcaagtacgcatgtcaaatgcaatgcatctcgatgatgagctcatgtactcacactctcagagtactcaatcttattatctcgcattctctctcactatgctcagcacactcaatcactcagcgctgtacaatactcgttgcggcgtgcagctcgatccatatttatagtcgactgcgctcactaggggtgtacagactccagaggggcacctttcagcccaagcgctatatcctcacagacaactcacgtgttgcactgacaactcacgtgccataatatcaatatctagaatcgcacggacaactcacgtactgcacggacaactcacgtgctataatatcaacatctggaatcgcacggataactcacgtgctgcacggacagctcacgtgctatagtgtcaacatcctcacaaacaggcccccagcctcactcagtcatcaatctctccagtttcactcacgggctcacaatgtcatgaaactatcccgacaacaatgatatgatgtatcaataaataactgagactgagatatgatatgaatgcatgaatatgacttagtacgaaatattaatgaaatcagtgaaataacagcaagaaacgaccactatgggtcctagcaATATcgtcataaagcctaaacatgatttctagcatgattgacaactcaattactttatcacatggagAAAACACGGACAttaacaaagtaggaccactatacagtgccatggaaaacaacagagtcccaaatcatatggtgcacgcccacacacccgtcaccttaacacaaatcacataacacgtatttcggggtttcataccctcaactccaagattagaagagttacttacctcgaacaagccaataccaatgccgagcaagccaagtagtgctccaaagatgccatcacgtGCGTAGCGACCTCTTAACGGCtccaaactagccaaaagcaattcaaatacatcaaataaagtccaaggaaacaattccaaatgataaagatcaaatccttaatcaaaacccaaaaccggCCAAAACTCACACCCGGGCCCGcgcctcggaacccaacaaaactcacaaaatccgacaacccattcaattacgagtccaaccatgctagtttcactcaaatctgactccaattcgatgttcaaaactcagaaattcatattatgaaaatttaggccaaaacccccaatttcttctttaaaattcacaatccaatcaccaaaaatgaaggtagattcatggaataagatcaaaaccaagtgtagaacacttagCCCAATCCCTgagatgaaaattgctccaaaagtCGCCTAAACTATGCTctaaaatccgaaaatgggtgaaaaatcGCGAACCATTGAACTTAAAGGGTTCTGTCCAGTCAATCCGCACCTGTGGAcaagaggtcgcatctgcgaccttcgcTTCTGAGGGAAAAATCTCGCTTCTGTGAGAACAGCTTGGCCAGCCttgatcgcttttgcgatgcctaggaccgcacctgcggtcacactTCTGCGCATGCGCATATGCGCCCTGGCTTCCGCTTTTGCGGGCCTTCTCATCCAGCTCTCATTTCGCATCTGCAACGCCtttgtcgcacctgcgagcccatttccgcaggtgcggaaacaccagaaccagcagcctaCAACAATGCAAAATGCAACGAAattgatccgaacctcgtccgaaactcacccgaggcccctgggacctcaactaaatataccaacaagtcccataacataatacagacctactcgaggcctcaaatcacacctaacaacatcgaaacgacgaatcacacctaaattcaaaatcaatgaactttgaaacttcaacttccataaccgatgccgaaacctatcaaattacgtccgattgacatcaaattttgcacaccggtcacatttcacattacggacctattccaattttcagaatcggattctgactccgatatcaaaaagtcaatcccccggtcaaacttcccaaaaattcaactttcgcaaTTTCAATCCAAAATCAACCACAGACCTCCGAATCACAATtcagacgcactcctaagtccaaaatcacccagcagagctattggaatcatcagaattcaaatccgaggtcgtttacagataagtcaacatccggttaacttttccaacttatattttcaattatgagactaagtgtctcatttcactccgaaaacTTTCctgacccaaaccaattaccccggcaagtcatacaaCAACGGTACAGCATAAAGcgagcagtaaatgagggaacggggttgtaatactcaaaacgaccggccgggtcgttacatccccccactgaaacatacgttcatcctcgaacgtgccaagagttgtttccaagccaccacatcactattccatcttaccacgcacgtacccgggggtgaccccacgtcaccctatcccatataggtctgataataccacataactgaaatttcttaattcaacccagcccacaagccttagaatccaatttccaacatccagaatttcttataagatttgaatcccgcaacctacatactatataagtctgaacaagatgTACCAAAAGCTTTAACCATAATtcaaatactcaaaactcaaataccacatagctcaaatgctcgaagcaatgatttctaatcatagtaactgctcaaaacaacccgATGTcgataataaacctcatatcaaacaagactccattctaaaaccttcgtacactaccgatgatgaaagaaacacgcagaaactcgt
This window encodes:
- the LOC142175364 gene encoding uncharacterized protein LOC142175364 — translated: MSQIKSVDKKTYNYIMEEWPERWARSWFPRRRYYMLTTNMVESMNSVLLKAREMPVLRMLDFILEKLGQWFYERRKIAHEPFHKVSIWAGEEMNKKIDLASKMFVFNLDSMLFRINNKGMEFIVDLKKRTCDCLELQLDELPCPQVIAAINKKYLQKSNYC